The genome window taTTTCTATATCTATGTATCTTTGGAAATAATGGATGACTGTCTCACAGGGCACTTATGATGACCTAGTGAAACAATCCTTTCAAAGGACTCAGCACTGGTGTCTGGATAATAATAATCTCAATAGAGCCTTCCCTATTTCCAAGATCTTGGATAAGTGTGCATTACTTGATACTTTCTAAATTTAAAGAATTCTGAAACAATTTCAGTTTGTATATACTTGGTCCATTCTGCAGAATAGGTATTTacctttattcatattttcttttgtcctttctttactttcttcttaAATTGTGGTTTTTGTTCACTGAAATGCAAtctgttaaaaaggaaaaaaactataaaGACAATTCATACCTTAGTTAAATTTGTCCCCTAACCATCCTTAACCTTACTCCTACTCTTGTATAGAGAAGTAACCAgtgtcattaattttaaaaacttttttttttttttaaatctatgagTTTATAAGGATATTTTTAAGGAcaacatacacattttaaaagctctttACTATTTGCTTTTGGAGGATATAGAAAACCAACTTGTTATTATACAGACTgacaaataaagagaaagagtCTATCATTTCTCTGAGTACCTATACAGAGTATACACATGGTAAAGACACAGTTAATGTGGCTGTGTTTTTCAAGTATTTCACCTAATAAGTGAAGAAGGAATGATCGAATATTACCATTCTGCAATTCTGATTGAAATCATTGATCTGGGAAAACAATTAATCTCTGCTCAAGGCaggaaggcttccttggtggctcagatggtaaagaatttgcctataatgcaggagacccaggtccgatccctgggtcgggaagatcccctggagacgggaatggcaacccactccagtattctttcctggagaactccatgaacagaggagaccggtgggctacagtccatgtggttgcaaagagttggacacatctgagcgaccTTCACATTCGCACTTTCCCCCTCAAAGCACTCAGTAAAAAGCTGATGGGGGGAAtgtagctaatattttataataagcatTAATGGAGTTTAgcctataaaaattttgaatcactattttgtccacctgaaactaatataatcttGTAAAttgactgtgctgtgctgtgtttagtcattgagttgtgcccaactctttgaaacctgTGGAcagtagactgccaggctcctctatccatgagatttcccaggtacaCAAAGTctcaatttgtttcttttctagcTTTACTTCATGCCCCATCTTCCTCTAGATATTACCCTCTGCCCCTTTCCAGATTATTCAGCCTAATGTTAATTACATAATAATATTAAGAATTAGTCACttattactcttaaaaaaaactagATATTTTCTCATGTAATCTCATACAGACACACAATAcataataaaatcatatttgtgtcttaaattattgttttataaaagTAAGACCATGTTATGTGTTTGTTTCAGCATTTTTGATTTCCTCATTCAGCAAAACCTCAGGAAAACATCTCCAAGCCATGTGTTAGTGCTATAATTCCTTGTTTCAGATGAATAAACATTTTCCattctgtgaatatattaatTATCTAGTAAATTTCTTATCAAAGGAccctatatttttcttcttcattggTCATTAAAACATTTCTGCATTAAACATTATTATTCATTTGTCCTTTCTAGGGGAATGATTCCTGCAAATAACAGCACTAGATTGAGAGTTTATGTAGTTTTTAGAAGCCATTGCCATATTTTCCCCAGGAAAACTTGTGACAATTTGAATTTCCACCAGTAATCTGTGAGTAGCACTTTTCCTTCATTCTCATTGGCAATAAAATTCAATTATTCTTTTGCTTCCAGTCTGGTGAGTATGAAGAgctttatcatcattattttaatatctcCTTCTCTATTTGAGAATTTGGCCACACTTTTTTATATGTCTTGTTTATTTGGATTTGCTATTCTAaatcgtaaagagtcggacacgacttggtgactgaacaacaacaacaaattatctaTTCATATAATTGCTTTCTTATTGGGATATTTGTGGGTTTTACCCATGTTTGTTaaaattataatctttttttcAGAATCATAAATATATGTCTTCTAAATCTACTTATctggaaaagaaattgaaaaaaacttgaataataaaaataaaaatataatattttagcCAGAATAAATGCTacaatagaaaacatttaaatcttACAAGACAACCTATATAATTGTGAGTTGAAGAAGAACTTGTTACTAAACctggaaattttaaaactctataaaaaatatagaatatattggTTCTACATAAATTCTTTAAAACTGCTTTatgtaaaatgtattataaaccAAGTTAAGCAATTttcttaagataaaataaattgagGTCTATTTTCTGATACACAAATCAAAGTGTTGATAGCATAACCTCAGATGGATTCTCAGCAAATTTACACATGGAATAAAAATTCCTTCCTGAGAGAAATAAGTAAGTTGCATCAGACTAGAAAACAAATTCCAGTTCAATAGCAGAAAGTCCAAACTGTATTTGAAGGATATTTTAGTCCCCACTGTTACTTTGTCTTAGAGAAAGTtgaggattcagtccctggagaAAGGGTTTGCTGAGCAAAtcaaagatgaaagagaaatgtctcttcataaagctctcctccttctctcttcccactgggTATGTGGTTAATTGCTATAAACTGTGGGGGAAGACTTTTGCAATTCATTGTTTGAGATTTCTGCCAGAGACCAAAGCAAATACCAATATTGATCATCCATTTTGAAAAActagttggaaaaaaaatctgaaaatagcaGTTGACGCACTAATTACAAGTGATGCTAGAACACCATTCAGATCATCTGTAATACTTCATTCTTCTCTTCTAGTTAACTCTGAATAGAGACATCATGACTTGCTACATTGTGAGTGTAACTAAAAGAAGCTCAATGAATTTCATCAAATCGGTTATACAACTAAATAGCATATGAAGATGACAGTTTATCTGTGCGCTTTAAATTAGCCCTGTTTTGAACTCAAGTCTTTGTGGACATAAAATTGGTCTATCACCAATGTTTAAGATGGAGGTAAgtagaatatatttcaaaaaattactaaataaaaaGATACTAAAAATTGAGTATTCTAAGCATGCATTTCATGGACTGTTTATATTTCAGATCTCAGCAAAAACCAACAACTTATCTGTTAGGAAAAATCTGATTTTATCCAGCTTCAGCTTCTAAAACCTTTTTTATATATCATGtgtaagtatatattttatatgcaatatagtttatattttatatcattatatattttaagtataaattacatatgtacatacacattatattatatattacatacaaatatgttcaaacattttttatacaaatatattttgaacatATCTGTAAAATCTTTGGGAAATAAGAACTTTAGAGCAGGTCAGTCTTTGGTTCTAATCTTTAGTCTGTTATTTACTAGCTCCAGGACCTGAGGAAAgtaatttctctaaaaatataaattcagtttctgcctgaaaatttaatctttaataaagtggaaaaatattttgacaaacTTCCTCATATCGATGAGCCAATTTACAGTGTATTAGCCATGTGAAAAATTACTCCTATCATTCAtccttttgggcttctctggtggatcagatggtaaagaatccacctacactgtgggagacctgggttcaagccctgggttgggaagatcccctggaggagggcatggcaacccacttcagtatgcttgcctggagaatccccatggacaaaggagcctggtgggctacagtccattgggtggcaaagagttggacagtactgAAGCGACTGGGCAAAGTGCTTCGAGTTCTCACATCACTATCATACTTTGACTAATATAAGCACATTCATCTTTTTACTCCTGCAAGAATATGGTATCTATGTGGTATTTGGAAGCCTACCTCATAGGCATatgaaataatttgagaaaatgtAACAGTAAACAGTTTTTGTGCTAAAAGGAAAATATCATGCCCATCGTCTTACTGAAGGTAAAACTGATATCCAGAGCTATTTATTAACTTGCTCCATTATACAATGATTTACTGGGTATTTGGGGATTAAAGTTCTTGTTACTTCTATTGTCTCAAGGCTCCTTCCATAGTGTAGCTTAAAATGATGCTTCCAAGACTCTGTTGAACTTCATCTTTTTGAACATTCAAAGTCAGATATGGGATAAGAGAATTTAGTAGAGAGATGATAGATATAAGATTGATACATCACAGAGAAAATTTATTAATATCTCATCAGCAGCTTTCTAAACTTCTCTCCTTCTATCAACTTCCAGTAACTTCTGTATTAACCCAGTTATACTCCCTTTCTGATCCCCTTGATATCTCTCataattcaaatgttttcttctgctgccctcttgaATGCTACTCAAAATGAGATGAACATTATCTTGAGATTCTGGCAATGTACGTTTACTCAAAAGCAGAGGAATCTTCTCAGTGGTCTTTCAGGAAATAGCCACAATTGCAAGCAACTAGAGCAGATGTCCACAGGTAATACTCAGGAGCCTGTCTGATATAATCTCAGAGAAGCAGATAAGGACTTCCtaggtttttgttcttttattttgttaataaacaCTTCAGTCCTAACACTGGAGATTTGAATCAGAATTCAAATTACTTAAAAACTTCTAAAATGCAAAAATGATACCACAGCCACTTAATCTAAAGATATACTTTCAAGAATGGATAAATATTTGAGGTTACTGTGTGTTTGAAAGATGGGtgaatggacaaaaaaaaagagagtaaagcAAAATACAAGAATTCAATGCTCTGAAATCTCCCATTTCCTCTCCTCATTACTTTCTGACTCCatcatctttatttcttattctgcTCCAGTGCTTTCTGCTAGAGTGATAAGTATTTTCCCCCTTACTGTGCCCTCACTGATTACAGAACTTAAGAGGATATCACATATGACAAGATATGTGAACTAATATATCATATTGATGCAAAAGCAGTTTATCATGTTTATAAGTAGCTAATCTCAGAGGGAGTGGCGTTGGttgattataataaaattaactgATTCCCTCCACAGTAATCTTCTATAGAGAGGACTTTCTTGACTGAGATCCAGGAAGTAACATCCTATCTAGGATCAATCAGGAAAGGACATTGTCATGTGAGAGGAGGAAATACACGCAATGTCCTCCGTGATGAGATACCTCCTGAGCAATAATGTAAGAATTGGGTCACTCTTGTTACATTTAGAGAGATACTGCACCTTATCCAAACAGGAATACTGAGGATGAAAGTGTCTCTATTACCAAACTGTAAGCACAGTAGGAGACAACTCAGCAGTCCTGGGTAAACTGGGGAGTGTCATTCACCCCAGTCACATGGACTAGAGGGGATCTGTTCAACACTTGTGCAACTCAAGGAAATTATGGGTTGTGTGAAATCTCTCTACTGATGCCATTTATCCTGTTTAACCTGATTCCTCCATTCCttggcaacatttttttctttttttgctaataaaatacaaaatgccCCCATACAATCCATCCCTTAGAAAAAAATCCTTGCAGATTcagacataatttttaaaaaacatgaagagtttaaaaaattaattttcttgcaAAGATCTGTACCCTAATGGGGATCAAAGTACTAAACTAAAGCAATGCTGGTCTGAGAGTTAAATACAGCGAGTAagttagtgtgtgtatgtgtgcacgctcagtccctcagttgtgtctgactttttgtggccccataactgtagcccaccagactcttctgtccatggaattttaagtGAGGGTTTTTGTTTAATGTTAAAAGagtaatatctgctttttaaaaattagaacaaaaaacagaaaatgtataaataattcTGCTTACTCTCCACCATCCCCATTTCTTAGAAGTGAcattttcttctgtattcttcaaggtagtttttaatttatgtattagtatctttatgtatgtatgtataaaatacttttaaaattgatAGAATCATGCTATACAAAAATGTTCAGTAActactttttttcatttagagaTACATTTGAACATCATTTTATGTCTATATCTATGACTATGTTTCTCAAAGTTTTTGCCAAATGAGAGCAAGGCAATTTTTAGGGGACTAGtagaggagatggagaaggaaatggcaaccctctccagttttcttgcctggaggatctcagagatgggggagcctgttgggctgccatgtatggggtcgcacagagttggacacgactgaagcgacttaacagcagcagtaGTCCCAGAATAAgtagaacaaaattaaaatacacgTTGTTAACATTCAAATGAACCTGAATAATCATGAAAAATTTATATACtgatattgttaaaataataaagtaatttaGAGTGTCCTGTTAAGATTTCTTCAGGATAAATACCTGTTTAGCAGGTGGAGCTGATATAGCAGCAGTTTTAGGAAATTCAGGGCGCTGAATAGCTTTTGCTTAAAGCATCTCAGGAGGGCCTCCtgtgtggctcagaggtaaagaatccacctgcgatgcaggagacacaggagatgtgggtttgatccctgggttgggaagatctcctggaggagggcatggcaacccacttctgtattgttgcctggagaattccatgaacagaggagcctggcaggctatagcccatgggatcgcgaagagttggacctgactgaagtgactgggcaaAGTGTTTCAGAGTTCCCACATCACTATCATACTTGGATAACCGtgtttctatgtgccaggcactatgccaaCCAATTTTCACTGAAAAATCACAATTTATACTTCACAGCAGGTGGTTACTAAGATCCTTACTTTGAGGGTTGATTGGGGGctaaggaggaaaaaggaaggtGAGTTTTCAACTGGCAGAGCCATCTTTCATTGGTAATCTTAGAAAATGTATAGTTTTATAAACCGTAAGTAATTCCTCTCTGAGCAACCTCAGAGACCTTGAAACACTCTAACTTCTTTCATCCACACTGCTCTGTTTCTAAGAGCCGGGGTCTAGACTAAgcaatgtgtgtatatgtttcacATCAAGACAATGTAAAATAGCAGTATTATCTTCACAAGTGAGAACTTGAAGATCAGAGGATAAGAAACATTCCCAGTGTAATGTAACTAATAGGCAAGGTAGCCTATGAGCCTAAGTCCAGTTCCGTATCATTAAATAATCTTATATGAATTCTGAGcttctaaaataaaagatatatatgtcCTCAGTTGTATCCATTATTAGATACTTTTTTTATTAGATACTTtctacatgttcttttttttttttagagggggTGAGATTTACACAATTTTAATTTACACGATTTTTACACAGAGTGTCTCATTGGCATTAAGAGAAAATAgatggcactaggggtaaagagttcacctgccaaagaaggagatgcaggagatgggggttcgatccctggattgggaagatcccctggaggagggcatggcaacccactccagtattcttgactggacaatcccaaggacagaggagcctggtgggctacaatccatagggtcacaaagagttggatacgactgaagtgacagcacactcTCATGATTTCAAATGGCAAGAACTGTGTCTATATCTATCTAATAGAAGGTACCCAGGGTAGAAAGAAGTGAGAACAATGAATTTACAGAATAACAAAAGttcaaattttgatattttatatagaataagTTATATGAATATGGAAACAGatgttactttaaatttttttaaatttattttgctaatacacttaaaaatagaaacactTGAAATACTTGGaaagataaatatgtatatttttgtcaatatattttcacattattAATAGCATCAGTCTGTAAGTTTATACAAATTGTTAGCAAAATGCTTAAAACTGACAGTAAATAAATGCACTTGTTAACTTACTTTTTATATTCCAGAGAACCAAGAGCTGAACCATTTAACATGAATAGGATCAATGAGAGTGTCCCCCAAGAGTTCATCCTCTTAGGTTTCTCAGATCGACCATGGCTGGAACTTCCACTCTTTGTGGTGTTCCTGATTTCCTATATCTTGACCATCCTGGGCAATCTAGCAATAATTATTGTGTCCCGTCTGGATTCCAAGCTCCATACccccatgtatttttttcttaccaaTCTCTCACTCTTGGACCTTTGCTATACCACAAGTACAGTTCCACAGATGCTGGTAAACATATGCAGCCTCAGGAAGGTGATTAGTTATGGCGGCTGTGTGgcacagcttttcattttcctggctTTGGGTTGCACCGAATGCCTCCTCCTGGCTGTCATGTCCTTTGATAGGTTTGTAGCTATTTGCCGGCCTCTCCACTACTCCATCATCATGAACCGCACGCTCTGCCTCCAGCTGGCAGCTGCATCCTGGGTTAGTGGCTTCAGCAACTCAGTACTGCAGTCCACCTTGACCCTGCAGATGCCACTCTGTGGCCACAAGGAAGTGGATCACTTCTTCTGTGAAGTCCCTGCTCTGCTCAGGTTGTCATGTGTAGACACGACAGCAAATGAAGCCGAACTATTCTTTATCAGTGCACTATTCCTTCTAATACCTGTGACACTCATTCTGATATCATACGCCTTTATTGTCCAAGCAGTGTTGAGAATACAGTCATCAGAAGGTCGGCGAAAGGCATTTGGAACGTGTGGCTCCCATTTGATAGTGGTGTCACTTTTTTATGGTACTGCTATCTATATGTACCTGCAACCACCATCCCCTGCCTCCAAGGACCGGGGAAAAATGGTATCCCTTTTCTATGGAATCATCACACCCATGTTGAACCCCCTTATATACACACTTAGGAACAAAGATGTAAAGGGAGCATTTAAGAGGCTGAttgcaaggattttttttaatcaagaaataGGAATACCCAAATGATAAGCCTTGTTAAAACTTGaagtttacttattttaataagttaataaattaaattatgtaatttaataataattaatttaatttgtcCAAGTTGCTTTAGTCTGACTACTCTTAGAACTGTTATGATGACCTTCAAATAAAATGTCATTGACAAAAATCTACACTTATTTCCTACTGTCTACCTATAGTCATTGCACAAGTCCTGAGAACTAGTGCATCATGATCCTCTAAAATAGTGtaagcttggagaaggaaatggcagcccactccagtactattgcctggaaaatcccatggacagaggagcctggtaggctatagtccatggggtcacaaagagtcggacacgactgagcgactccactatTGAGTGTCTATAGTATAAACGCTTGAATATATGAAGAAATgtcctttaaataaaattttctgttgaATCCTCTgggaagcaaaaagagaaagctCCTCTTATAAACACAACTCTGTACTGTACACAGACTTCTTTTTATTACTACAGCATTCATTGTACATATATCTACAGAATCATAGTGCCTTGTCTCCTGGGTCTCTGGACATTATTAAAATGTTTCGttggttacaaaaaaaaaaaaaataaaataaaatagtgtaagcttaaaatatttaaagtctcAGGCTTTATAGCACTAGTTTGTATACTTGGTAAAGAGTCTTAAACTTCTGTGAGAGAAGAATAAAGGCTTAGGAAACATAATGTTTTTATACACATTCAAATATGCTTAcatatcacaaatattttcttaattacaGGAGATAGAACAGAAGCCCATAAAGTCATACAAAGTACCCCCGCCTTATAAAGTTAATGATAATAGCTTAAATTTTAACACTATTCCCACATCAACACAATATTTGGGTTCCATAATGATTTTTCTTCCACAGTTTTACCTGGATCTCCTCTCATACTTTCCATTTCTCCTAAATTGAAGTATCTTATCCTATTCCATCTACCAAATAAATTTGTAGCTACATTTTAGACCTGAATCACACACTctttattggaattttttttcatgattccCTTTCTATGTTATCTGTCTCCTTTTAAGCCCTAAAGCAATTGGAAACTAAATCATAAAACCAGCACAGTATATAACGATATTCATTGCTTGTTTAATGCACTTCCTTTGTTCAAGAAGAAAAGCTTATTATGTTAGCTCCCTTAGGTAGCATAGATTATAATTTATACATCTTCCACATGGCCTTCAGAGCTCATCAAAgtactgagaaaaatatttgcacacTGAGTCCGTTTTTGGCTGATTTTATGAatagctggcatgctgcagtccatggggtcacagtcggacacgactgagtgactgaactgaactgatgaatagtTGCACTGTAGTAATTTTAACTGCTTCTTTTTCTAACTACTTCTTctactaaatataaaaacagaaagttcAATAACTGAGAAATATAATTAGCATGTTTCCTTTGAGTACCGGTATTCACaatgtactgctgctgctaagtcacttcagtcgtgtccgactctgtgtgaccccatagacggcagcccaccaggctcccccatccctgggattctccaggcaagaacactggagcgggttgccgtttccttatccaatgcaagaaagtgaaaagtgaaagtgaaaagtgaaagtgaagtcgctcagtcatgtccgactcttagcgaccccatggactgcagcccaccaggctcctctgtccaagggattttccaggcaagagtactggaatggggtgccattgccttctccgattcacAATGTACTAACAAGGTACATTTCTGCCTCAGTGTAATTTTCTGAAACAACATGGTGGATCTTAAAACTTCAACCT of Cervus canadensis isolate Bull #8, Minnesota chromosome 28, ASM1932006v1, whole genome shotgun sequence contains these proteins:
- the LOC122429251 gene encoding LOW QUALITY PROTEIN: olfactory receptor 2B2-like (The sequence of the model RefSeq protein was modified relative to this genomic sequence to represent the inferred CDS: inserted 1 base in 1 codon) produces the protein MNRINESVPQEFILLGFSDRPWLELPLFVVFLISYILTILGNLAIIIVSRLDSKLHTPMYFFLTNLSLLDLCYTTSTVPQMLVNICSLRKVISYGGCVAQLFIFLALGCTECLLLAVMSFDRFVAICRPLHYSIIMNRTLCLQLAAASWVSGFSNSVLQSTLTLQMPLCGHKEVDHFFCEVPALLRLSCVDTTANEAELFFISALFLLIPVTLILISYAFIVQAVLRIQSSEGRRKAFGTCGSHLIVVSLFYGTAIYMYLQPPSPASKDRGKMVSLFYGIITPMLNPLIYTLRNKDVKGAFKRLIARIFFNQEXRNTQMISLVKT